The following are encoded in a window of Castanea sativa cultivar Marrone di Chiusa Pesio chromosome 5, ASM4071231v1 genomic DNA:
- the LOC142635467 gene encoding uncharacterized protein LOC142635467: MGGGLALFWKKDVVVDIESSSLNHIDVLINKGKDDEWRFIGFYGAPKTQSRVESWDLIRNLHTRFSVPWLCADAFNEITKTSEKMGGRLHPYWQMQNFCQALDECGLMDLVKVNKPWRFEQIWLEDDGCHDTVAVAWSEGGGDMPMAKVVKKVERCQEKLKKWSKFCFSNVTWEISKKKKQMVKEEEAAINGGDGAALVKLKQELVGLLVKEEKLFVGRFLQGAFYNLKPVQHGGSNSTHTSSVVTEEMNRELVREFSHAEVDMALNHMAPLKAPSLEGMPPLFYQHYWQSIREEVSEAVLDCLNTGKIPPGLNQTFLTLIPKVKSPEKADKAISDYILVAFETLHHMQTKKSGKNGYMTMKLDISKAYDRVEDIDMLIRKFWWRQRGERRKIHWKNWETLCKPKKEDGLGFKELAKFNDAMLAKQSSGLYAWKSILKSRKVISMGAKWRVGDGLSISVFKDNWILDASGGRVIDSVLGVDENLKVADLIDVNLGCWKNQVIEAYSMPFDAKRIEAIPLGEIPQPNLL; the protein is encoded by the exons ATGGGTGGTGGTTTAGCTCTTTTTTGGAAAAAGGATGTGGTGGTGGACATTGAATCCTCCTCTTTAAATCATATTGatgttttaataaataaagGGAAGGATGATGAGTGGCGATTTATAGGATTTTATGGTGCTCCAAAGACTCAAAGTAGGGTGGAATCGTGGGACTTGATACGAAATTTACACACCCGGTTCTCGGTTCCATGGCTTTGTGCAGATGCTTTCAATGAGATTACCAAGACTTCAGAAAAGATGGGTGGGAGATTACATCCCTATTGGCAGATGCAAAACTTTTGTCAAGCATTGGATGAGTGCGGGTTgatggatttgg TGAAAGTGAATAAGCCTTGGCGCTTTGAGCAAATTTGGCTTGAGGATGATGGATGTCATGACACGGTGGCAGTGGCTTGGAGTGAGGGTGGTGGGGATATGCCAATGGCTAAGGTTGTTAAGAAGGTGGAGAGGTgccaagaaaaattaaaaaagtggaGCAAATTTTGTTTTAGCAATGTCACTTGGGAAATAtcgaaaaagaagaagcagatggtgaaagaagaagaagcggcAATTAATGGAGGTGATGGGGCTGCCTTGGTGAAATTGAAACAGGAACTAGTAGGTTTATTGGTGAAGGAAGAAAAATT GTTTGTTGGAAGATTTCTACAAGGAGCTTTTTACAACCTCAAACCAGTGCAACATGGAGGAAGTAACTCAACACACACGAGTTCGGTGGTAACTGAGGAGATGAATAGGGAGTTGGTGAGAGAGTTTTCACATGCTGAGGTTGATATGGCTTTAAATCATATGGCACCCTTGAAAGCTCCAAGTCTGGAAGGGATGCCGCCCCTATTCTACCAGCATTATTGGCAAAGCATTAGAGAGGAGGTATCTGAAGCAGTTTTGGATTGTCTGAATACCGGAAAAATACCACCAGGTTTGAACCAAACATTCCTTACTCTTATTCCAAAAGTGAAGAGTCCTGAAAAA GCAGATAAAGCTATCTCAGATTATATATTAGTGGCTTTTGAAACTTTACATCATATGCAAAccaaaaaatctggaaaaaatgGTTATATGACAATGAAATTAGATATAAGTAAAGCATATGATAGGGTTGA GGACATTGATATGCTAATCCGGAAATTTTGGTGGAGACAAAGAGGAGAACGAAGGAAGATTCATTGGAAAAATTGGGAGACACTTTGTAAACCAAAGAAGGAAGATGGGTTGGGTTTCAAGGAGTTAGCAAAGTTCAATGATGCTATGTTGGCAAAACAG TCGTCGGGATTGTATGCTTGGAAAAGCATCTTGAAGTCAAGGAAAGTAATCTCTATGGGTGCAAAATGGAGAGTTGGGGATGGGCTGTCCATAAGCGTATTCAAGGATAATTGGATACTTGATGCCTCGGGTGGGAGAGTGATAGATTCTGTATTGGGAGTGGATGAAAATTTGAAGGTGGCTGACTTGATTGATGTTAATCTGGGCTGTTGGAAAAATCAAGTAATTGAGGCATACTCTATGCCGTTTGATGCCAAAAGGATTGAGGCAATTCCTCTTGGTGAAATCCCACAACCTAATCTACTGTAA